The Prionailurus bengalensis isolate Pbe53 chromosome D2, Fcat_Pben_1.1_paternal_pri, whole genome shotgun sequence genome window below encodes:
- the LOC122493518 gene encoding 40S ribosomal protein S17-like, with protein sequence MGHLRTKTMRKAGWVIIKKHCIHLGNDFHTNKRTGKGTTIIPSEKPHNKTAGYVTHLMKQIQRGLVTSIKLQGEERERMNHYVPEFSALDQEMAEVDPDTKEMLKLLNLGSLSKP encoded by the exons ATGGGCCACCTGCGCACCAAAACCatgaggaaggcaggctgggtCATCATTAAGAAACACTGCATTCACCTGGGCAATGACTTCCACACCAACAAACGCACAGGCAAGGGGACCACCATTATTCCCAGCGAGAAGCCACACAATAAGACAGCAGGCTATGTCACACATCTGATGAAGCAGATTCAGAGAGGCCT AGTTACCTCCATCAAGctgcagggggaggagagagaaaggatgaatCATTATGTACCTGAGTTCTCAGCCTTAGATCAGGAGATGGCTGAAGTAGATCCAGACACTAAGGAAATGTTGAAACTTTTGAACTTGGGCAGTCTGTCCAAACCGTAG